Part of the Lolium rigidum isolate FL_2022 chromosome 6, APGP_CSIRO_Lrig_0.1, whole genome shotgun sequence genome, CAGAATTCCGGCACCGTCTCGCTTGCAACCGTGTACGTCGTTGCTACCGGCACAAGGCACAAGCCTCGGCTTCGGAGATCCTTCTTCGGCTCGCCACTGTCGTTTTTTGCATTCTCAGAACCCTACAGTCCAAGAAATGCCATGAACAAATGCAAACCACACGGTAACGGAAACATAAGATGCATAGGGGGATTAGTGGAAAATTAAATTTGTTACCTTCGGCTGGAACTGCTGCAATGGGTTCGCCTTCTTCAAATACGGATAGGTCAGAGACTGCAAGAAGTTCAGTGCCTTGTATATTAGCGACGTTCGTGAATGAGCAAAAAAATGTTGATCGATTGCTGCAGCAAAAGGCAAGCGTGTAACTTTGGACACTCACCGCAACTTGGTCATGGAGGAACTTGATGTATTCGTTGGCCTCGTGAAGAACCGATGCGGTATCGGTCTGATGTGCGAGGATACCAACGATAAGTTAGGTCATTATCGATCTCAGACGAGTTTAGTACAAGAGCACTTGTTCTCTCCGATAATTGGAACGGTGCGGAAATATAGGAAGTTGATTCAGAGCAGAAAGAACTAATACCTTTCCAAAAGGCGAGACTAGTTGCTGGAGCGCAGTGATTCTGTCCCCTAGCTTCTCTTTCCTCACCTACAGCGcgcaaaaacacaaaagaaaattttatgcAATCCAAAAGTCATCGTCCATCGATGCTCACAAAAGAAGAACACCAGCCATCAATGGAAGCAACAAAAAGAGATCCTGGAGTGCAGAAGGATCAAAAGAAAATAGATTTGGATCATGCTGTACCTTAAACGTGGGCAACGGCGATGGCGCCTCGATCCGCGGCCTTTTCGCTGCCGCCGGGCTGTCGGATTCGATTTTCCTCCCCGCCGGTGAGCAGGCGTGCTCGGCAGACTGCAGGAGAAACTAAGGTTATGCACATCTTGACGAAACCCTAGCTACATATGGCTAGTGGTTCATGCTCTTACCTTGGCCATGAGATTACTGGAGTTCGAGCTGTAGCTGGTTTTGGGTTGTAGGGCTTGCAAGAGAAGATGCGACGATAGAGCGGCACCACCGAAAGGCATGTAGCTGCCGGACCCGGACAAGTACTGCAGTTGGGCGCCACCGCTTTGCATCTGCATCCCCGCCGAACTGGCGTCGTAGCTCGCCGTGGACTGGCACTCCCCGAACATCGGAACGTTatgccccgccgccaccggcgcGGCCGCGTTGTCGAACATGCCATCCATCGGGGCCGTGCTATACGGAGAGGACGCTGCAGGAACCTGGTCGAGCAAGCCGAAGCCGTGGCCCATGTCCCTGAATGGGTTATTCATCACGGTCTCGATGGCCGACGGCTGATGAGCTCGAAATAAGGGCCTCGTCGTCGTTGACGCCGCCATGTCGTCTTGAAGCATGGCTTGGAAGCCAGCGTCGCTTCTCCCGCTCCTAAACAAGATCATGCAAGGCAGGACGTTTTAGCCATCCGATCCGCACCGGCGGTTAGAACAAATATAGCTGCTACAAGGCTAGAACACAGACGGCCGAGTATGCGATGCATGTGGAAGACGAAAGGGAACTTACAAGAAGGCCTGCGTCCAGTCCATGCGTGGATCGGCAAGGGAGGAAACGGCATCAGATAAAGGCTGGTGAGAGGtgttgctgctccggcgagggtccTGGAAGGTTATTGAGCTCGTGGACTCCGCAGCGGGGGACGTCCAGCCGCATGCAGCTGCATGACCGGTGTCCATGAGTGGCGCGGCGGAGCACGCCGACGTGCCGTGGCTTCTCTGAGAAGGACTCCACCACTCGTCGGCCATGGAGATGAAGGGGTCGATCTCGGTGTCTCTTCGTGATGCTGTACTGCTGTTTCGCTTGAGGTGTAGAAGTAGGTTGGTAATGGATGGGACGAGGGGAAAGAGGAAGGGGAATCTGGGTATATATGAGGGTTACACTCCGGTATGGGCTGTAGCATCAAAACTAGTGGACTTGCTGGGGCTGGCTGACCATAGGAAGGGGACAAAAGAGGGTCGCTAAGAGTCACCAGGGTCTTACTTTTTCTTCTTATATTCCTTTCCTTGCATCTTGAGAAGAATTTCGTCAATTTCTTATATTCTTTTCGTGAAACACAACGTTGGTAGCTAGACGCACACATGCACATCAATACAAGCACACATCACCGGTTCATTCATGGAACTGTAAGAAATGCCGCCTCCATTCAAGAATATAAATGTTGACTCCACATAAATAATATTCCGTTTAATGAGACGCATACGCCAAGGAATTTTGTGAGCAATGAAAGACTTCGTTAGGCACCGTGTTTCGTTGCTAAAACTTTTGCCAACTTTTACATTTCGGACGACCTCAATCTAGGTTGAATCTTTTAGTTAAAAGGGTAAGTGCGAAGTGAATAAACCctccttttttcgaaatggggaggaaagccccggcctctgcatcaaaaatATATTAAAAGTGAATAAACCCTCATGAGACGCTCATCTTGTTTATATATTAGCGAAATTGGCAATTACGGATTACATGCACTGTAACATATTCAAATGATGACTTGAACCTCGTGTTTTATCAATAGGGCGGTTCAAATTTAATCTATACACGTGTCACTAAGACAGACAAAAAATATCTCAATCAAAATTAGTATATGTTATAGGAGTAAATTTCGATCTTATGTCTCTTGAAGGCAGTATACATTCCCATTCTAAAAAAATATCGATAGCTAGAGTTGTACAGGTTTGAGGCATTTTTCAAATATCCTTTTTCTGCGGGATTCCTTTTATCTTTGCCTT contains:
- the LOC124666317 gene encoding transcription factor bHLH112-like; protein product: MADEWWSPSQRSHGTSACSAAPLMDTGHAAACGWTSPAAESTSSITFQDPRRSSNTSHQPLSDAVSSLADPRMDWTQAFLSGRSDAGFQAMLQDDMAASTTTRPLFRAHQPSAIETVMNNPFRDMGHGFGLLDQVPAASSPYSTAPMDGMFDNAAAPVAAGHNVPMFGECQSTASYDASSAGMQMQSGGAQLQYLSGSGSYMPFGGAALSSHLLLQALQPKTSYSSNSSNLMAKSAEHACSPAGRKIESDSPAAAKRPRIEAPSPLPTFKVRKEKLGDRITALQQLVSPFGKTDTASVLHEANEYIKFLHDQVASLTYPYLKKANPLQQFQPKGSENAKNDSGEPKKDLRSRGLCLVPVATTYTVASETVPEFWYPTFGGTFR